The genomic window TATGGTTTTCGCGGCCAATCCCCGATTGTTTGTAGCCACCAAACGCAGCATGGGCTGGATACAAGTGGTAGCAGTTAGTCCAAACGCGACCTGCTTGGATGGCGCGACCCATACGATAGGCTGTGTTCATATCGCGTGTCCACAAACCAGCGCCTAGGCCATACAAGGTATCATTGGCAATACTCAAGGCATCGTCAAAATCATCGAACGAAGTTACCGAAACAACTGGCCCGAAAATTTCTTCTTGGAAAATGCGCATGCGGTTGTTGCCAGCAAAGATCGTCGGCTGAATGTAATAGCCTTCGGCTAAATCGCCGCTGAGTTCGGCTTTAGCCCCACCAACCAGCACTTTAGCCCCTTCGTCGCGGCCAATCGCCAAATACGACAAAATTTTCTCAAATTGATCGTTAGAGGCTTGTGCACCCACCATGGTGGCAGGATCAAGCGGGTTGCCCTGAATGCAGCGTTTGGTGCGTTCGACCGCTCGCTCTAAAAACTCACCATAGATTGATTTTTGAATTAATGCCCGTGATGGGCAGGTACAAACTTCACCTTGGTTCAAGGCAAACATGGTAAAGCCTTCGAGCGCTTTATCAACAAACGCATCTTGCTTGCTCAAAACATCCTCGAAGAAGATGTTGGGCGATTTACCACCAAGCTCTAAGGTCACAGGAATGATATTTTCTGAGGCATATTGCATAATCAAACGGCCTGTGGTGGTTTCGCCAGTGAAGGCTATTTTGGCGATCCGATTGCTGCTGGCCAATGGCTTGCCTGCTTCAATCCCAAAGCCATTGACCACATTGACCACGCCCGCTGGAATCAAATCGCCAATCAATTCCATCAAGACCAAAATTGTGCTGGGCGTTTGCTCGGCGGGCTTGAGTACCACACAATTGCCAGCAGCGAGGGCTGGAGCCAATTTCCAAGTTGCCATCAACAGCGGGAAATTCCACGGAATAATTTGGCCCACCACACCCAGCGGTTCATAAAAATGATAGGCAATCGTATTTTCGTCGATTGTGGCCGCACTGCCTTCTTGCGCCCGAATCACTCCAGCAAAATAGCGGAAGTGATCGATCGCTAGCGGTAAATCGGCGGCGAGCGTTTCGCGCACAGGCTTGCCATTTTCCCATGTTTCGGCGACCGCCAACATCTCTAAGTTGGCTTCCATGCGGTCGGCAATCTTATTCAGAATATTGGCACGTTGGGCAGGTGAGGTTGCACCCCAAGCAGCTTTGGCAGCATGGGCCGCATCGAGCGCTTTTTCGATGTCTTCGGCGGTCGAACGAGGAATTTCGCAGAACGGCTTGCCATTAACTGGGCTGATATTTTCAAAATACATGCCCTTGACTGGCTCAACAAACTCGCCATTGATGTAGTTGCCATACCGTGACTTAAAACTGACTTTACTGCCCGGCTGATTGGGATTGGTGTAGACCACAGTGTCCTCCAATAAGCATGTTTCAAGCTTGGGCCAAAATGAGTGGGGGAATGTTTCAAACCAGAGGTGAAGCGTTTCCAAACGTCGTGCCTGTTATGATATCACAAAATAGAACATAGAACATAGTGTTGAGTGGGCAGGGATCAGGGGCTAGGGATCAGGGGTCAGATACATTTTAATTAACGCAGAGGCGCAGAGAGCGAAGGATGCAGGATGAAGGCAAAAAGGTCGGAGCGAGCAATCAAGCATTGGGCATAGGAGAATAATCATAGCAATCTGTGGCAAAAAACTTAACTTCGCGATCTTCGTGTTCTTAGCGGTTTCAGTTCTTCGTCGATCAACATTCATATATTCTATGTTCTTTGCGCTTACTTTTGCATAATTACTGCAAATCGGCTAGCATAGAGCGCTGATTATTGTAGGAGTTTGGGTATGTTGCCACCAGCTTTGCGGGTTGCCTTAGAACGTGAATTAACTGGCACTGATCAACGGCGTTTAGCGGCGGCAGCCAGCGGACTTTCCGAGCGCTACCGTGCAGGCCATAGCCGCACCACTGCGCCATTTGTGCAAAATGCTGCCGATGTGTTGGCCTACGCCGCCACGCGCATGCCCGCAACCCTTGGGGCCATCAAAGCCGCTTGTGCTGAAATCGCCCAACGCCAACTAAACTTTCAGCCGCAAACTCAGCTTGATTTAGGTGCAGGCACTGGAGCAGCAACCTGGGCCGCCAGCCAAACATGGCCAAGTTTGCACCAGCATCAGTTAATTGAACGTGAAAACACCATGTTGCAACTTGGCCAACGGTTAATGCAGGCTGGGCCAACTTCGCTCCAACACGCTCGCTGGCAACAGGCCAATTTACCCAATCCCAATGCCTTGGGTCATTATGATTTGGTGACGATTGGCTATGTGTTGGGTGAATTAAATGCAACGCAGCGCCAACAATTATTGATCCAAGCTTGGCAAGCCAGCAATGGCGTATTATTAATTGTTGAGCCAGGCACACCGCGCGGCTTTGAACTAATCTTGGCAGCACGGACATTTTTGCTCGAACAACAAGCCCATTTAATTGCGCCATGTCCTCATCAACAAACGTGCCCAATGCAAGCCAACGATTGGTGTCATTTTGCCACCCGCATCGAACGCACCCGCTTCCATCGCAACTTAAAAGCTGCTGAGTTGGGCTATGAAGATGAAAAATCGAGCTATATTGCGGTTAGTCGTCAGCCAAGCCAGCTAGCGCAAGCACGAGTTATTCGCCACCCCTTGCAACAACCACAGCGCATCCAATTGCAACTCTGTAC from Chloroflexota bacterium includes these protein-coding regions:
- a CDS encoding small ribosomal subunit Rsm22 family protein, producing MLPPALRVALERELTGTDQRRLAAAASGLSERYRAGHSRTTAPFVQNAADVLAYAATRMPATLGAIKAACAEIAQRQLNFQPQTQLDLGAGTGAATWAASQTWPSLHQHQLIERENTMLQLGQRLMQAGPTSLQHARWQQANLPNPNALGHYDLVTIGYVLGELNATQRQQLLIQAWQASNGVLLIVEPGTPRGFELILAARTFLLEQQAHLIAPCPHQQTCPMQANDWCHFATRIERTRFHRNLKAAELGYEDEKSSYIAVSRQPSQLAQARVIRHPLQQPQRIQLQLCTPQGLSSITINKRDAQWKQARKAEWGDSFELNPTQD
- a CDS encoding aldehyde dehydrogenase family protein; the protein is MVYTNPNQPGSKVSFKSRYGNYINGEFVEPVKGMYFENISPVNGKPFCEIPRSTAEDIEKALDAAHAAKAAWGATSPAQRANILNKIADRMEANLEMLAVAETWENGKPVRETLAADLPLAIDHFRYFAGVIRAQEGSAATIDENTIAYHFYEPLGVVGQIIPWNFPLLMATWKLAPALAAGNCVVLKPAEQTPSTILVLMELIGDLIPAGVVNVVNGFGIEAGKPLASSNRIAKIAFTGETTTGRLIMQYASENIIPVTLELGGKSPNIFFEDVLSKQDAFVDKALEGFTMFALNQGEVCTCPSRALIQKSIYGEFLERAVERTKRCIQGNPLDPATMVGAQASNDQFEKILSYLAIGRDEGAKVLVGGAKAELSGDLAEGYYIQPTIFAGNNRMRIFQEEIFGPVVSVTSFDDFDDALSIANDTLYGLGAGLWTRDMNTAYRMGRAIQAGRVWTNCYHLYPAHAAFGGYKQSGIGRENHKMMLNHYQQVKNLLVSYDPNPMGFF